In Hevea brasiliensis isolate MT/VB/25A 57/8 chromosome 13, ASM3005281v1, whole genome shotgun sequence, a single genomic region encodes these proteins:
- the LOC110657083 gene encoding polygalacturonase 1 beta-like protein 1 codes for MGREEVTQMTILFFFLLLSILSFKASSAPTSVHKQNYPSTQLNPFSPRASLIRYWKKHISNSLPKPPFLITKASPLSTVDSAFFSKLASQNSLSSHLDSFCSLANLFCSFDSKPSLGNHDQDANFALYSNKHFANYGRANLGGIDSFKNYSNGLNSAADSFIRYSREGTGHSETFTNYASDGNVANATFGNYGAGATGGSVEFKNYDDRVNVPGLQFITYDSDGNNHKLSFSTYSGDTNSGSQAFTSYGKKGNGVPAEFTSYSGDSNIIESTFTGYGDLGNAANDTFKGYGISGNNPHNNFKSYATGANSAIDSFSSYRNGANVGQDSFLSYARNTNAGKVSFTNYGKTFNPGNDTFKEYGKGSEGMTTIDFKTYGPDRSFKDYIEKGVSFAGYTNKSSSSSSGRSVSSSWVEPGKFFRESMLKKGNVMVMPDIRDSMPARSFLPRSIVSKLPFSSPRLSELKEIFHAPENSTMERVLVNALAECERAPSKGETKRCVGSAEDMIDFAVSVLGRNVVVRTTENVNGSKKNVIIGSVRGVNGGEVTKSVSCHQSLYPYLLYYCHSVPKVRVYEAEILDVESKAKVNLGVAICHIDTSAWGPEHGAFLALGSRPGQIEVCHWIFENDMTWTIGD; via the exons ATGGGTAGAGAAGAAGTCACCCAAATGActattctcttcttctttcttttgttaTCAATCTTATCTTTCAAG GCTTCTTCTGCTCCTACAAGTGTACACAAGCAAAATTACCCTTCAACCCAGTTGAATCCCTTTTCTCCAAGGGCATCTCTGATTCGATATTGGAAGAAACACATCTCTAACAGCCTCCCTAAACCACCATTTCTCATCACCAAAGCGTCTCCACTCAGTACCGTAGACTCAGCTTTCTTCTCCAAACTCGCCAGCCAGAACTCACTCTCTTCACATCTGGACTCTTTTTGTTCCCTGGCTAACTTGTTCTGCTCCTTCGACTCAAAACCAAGTTTAGGCAATCATGACCAAGATGCCAACTTTGCACTTTATTCCAACAAACATTTTGCAAACTATGGCAGGGCAAACCTCGGAGGGATCGACTCGTTCAAGAATTACTCCAACGGATTGAACTCGGCTGCTGACTCATTTATTCGGTACAGCCGTGAAGGTACAGGCCATAGTGAAACATTCACAAATTATGCTAGCGATGGAAATGTTGCCAATGCAACCTTTGGAAACTACGGCGCTGGTGCCACTGGCGGCTCCGTTGAGTTCAAGAACTATGACGATCGAGTCAACGTACCGGGTCTCCAATTCATCACATATGACTCGGATGGCAATAATCATAAGCTCTCATTTTCAACCTACAGCGGTGATACAAATTCTGGTTCTCAAGCATTTACCAGCTATGGCAAGAAAGGGAACGGGGTCCCAGCTGAGTTCACAAGCTATAGTGGAGATTCAAACATTATTGAATCTACATTTActggttatggtgatttaggcAATGCAGCCAATGACACGTTCAAGGGTTATGGCATTTCAGGTAACAACCCAcacaataatttcaagagttatgCTACTGGTGCAAACTCTGCCATTGATAGCTTCTCGAGCTACAGGAATGGAGCCAATGTTGGCCAAGATTCATTTCTGTCTTATGCCAGGAATACAAACGCAGGGAAAGTTAGTTTCACGAATTATGGGAAAACATTCAACCCTGGCAATGACACATTTAAAGAATACGGCAAAGGGTCCGAGGGTATGACCACCATTGACTTCAAAACTTATGGTCCTGATCGATCGTTCAAGGATTATATTGAAAAGGGTGTATCTTTCGCTGGTTATACTAATAAAAGCAGCAGCAGTAGTAGCGGCAGATCTGTAAGTAGCAGTTGGGTGGAGCCTGGCAAGTTTTTCAGGGAGTCCATGTTGAAGAAAGGGAATGTTATGGTGATGCCGGACATTAGAGACAGTATGCCCGCAAGATCATTTTTACCGAGATCAATTGTGTCAAAATTGCCGTTCTCATCCCCTCGCCTCTCAGAGCTGAAGGAAATTTTTCATGCGCCAGAGAACTCAACCATGGAGCGTGTGCTTGTGAATGCGCTGGCTGAGTGCGAGAGAGCACCTAGCAAAGGTGAAACCAAGAGGTGTGTTGGGTCAGCTGAGGACATGATAGACTTCGCAGTCTCGGTCTTGGGCCGAAATGTGGTGGTGAGGACCACAGAAAATGTTAATGGGTCAAAGAAAAATGTGATAATAGGATCAGTGAGAGGGGTGAACGGTGGGGAAGTAACGAAATCAGTGTCTTGTCACCAGAGTCTATACCCATACTTATTGTATTATTGCCATTCAGTGCCCAAAGTGAGGGTTTATGAGGCGGAAATTTTGGATGTCGAGAGCAAAGCCAAGGTGAATCTTGGTGTTGCAATTTGCCATATTGACACGTCTGCTTGGGGACCAGAACATGGGGCATTTTTGGCACTAGGGTCAAGACCTGGGCAAATTGAGGTCTGCCACTGGATCTTTGAGAACGACATGACTTGGACCATTGGTGATTGA
- the LOC131172214 gene encoding uncharacterized protein LOC131172214: MKMALMSKNKLKFIDGSLQIPAITNPLYSAWERCNTMVLSWLTHSLSQYITQRILWIDKAIDVWKDLKERFAQDNILRISDLQEEIFSLKQGDSSVTEYFTELKILWDEFINFKPLPVCSCPNRSICGAIVKIKKYQDHDYVIRFLKGLNEQFGTIKSQILLLDPFPSINKAFSLVIQQERHIGYSNASTFGANPIDVKAFVNKVSQDPRTRPFSSQKFAPKFFVGIGDNRFCTYCGKTRHKIKTCYKKHGYPLGYKQRFYNAYANMISFYELQHGDQQFTVNFTPQHSTPQGNHSSTSVALTQE; this comes from the coding sequence ATGAAGATGGCATTAATGTCAAAGAATAAATTAAAGTTCATTGATGGTTCTTTACAAATTCCTGCAATCACAAATCCACTTTACTCTGCTTGGGAGCGATGTAATACCATGGTATTATCTTGGTTAACTCACTCTTTATCTCAATATATTACCCAAAGAATTTTATGGATTGATAAGGCTATAGATGTTTGGAAAGACCTTAAAGAAAGATTTGCTCAAGATAATATTTTGAGAATATCAGATTTACAAGAAGAAATTTTTAGTCTCAAGCAAGGAGATAGCTCTGTTACAGAGTATTTTACTGAATTGAAAATCTTGTGGGATGAGTTTATTAATTTCAAACCTCTTCCTGTATGTTCATGCCCTAACCGATCTATTTGTGGAGCTATAGTCAAGATCAAGAAATATCAAGATCATGACTATGTTATTAGGTTTCTTAAAGGTTTAAATGAGCAATTTGGTACTATCAAGTCTCAAATCCTGTTATTGGATCCGTTTCCTTCCATTAACAAAGCCTTTTCTTTGGTGATACAACAAGAAAGACATATTGGTTACTCTAATGCTAGTACATTTGGAGCTAATCCCATAGATGTGAAAGCTTTTGTTAATAAGGTTTCTCAAGATCCTAGAACCAGGCCTTTTTCTTCTCAGAAATTTGCTCCAAAATTTTTTGTTGGAATTGGTGATAATAGGTTTTGTACCTACTGTGGGAAGACAAGACATAAAATCAAGACTTGTTACAAGAAGCATGGGTATCCTCTAGGCTATAAGCAGAGATTTTATAATGCATATGCTAATATGATAAGTTTTTATGAGTTACAGCATGGTGATCAACAATTCACAGTCAATTTTACACCACAACATTCTACACCTCAAGGAAATCATAGTAGCACAAGTGTTGCTCTTACTCAAGAATAG
- the LOC110657082 gene encoding transcription factor bHLH162 yields the protein MKKSNSESQKLDRKTVERNRRIHMKGLCFKLASLIPSHHFKHSKDMLSQQDQLDHAAAYIKHLRERIEKLKKIKEQALGSLGANNNTMDAMMMGLRLPMIELREMGSSIEVILISGLKKNFMLYEVITILEEEGAEVVSASFSTVGDKVFHTVHAQVKICRVGVETSRVCQRLQELIYWSCM from the exons ATGAAGAAAAGCAACAGCGAGTCGCAGAAACTTGATCGAAAGACCGTCGAGAGGAATCGGAGAATTCACATGAAGGGTTTATGCTTCAAGCTTGCTTCTCTCATTCCTTCTCATCACTTCAAACATTCTAAG GACATGCTATCGCAGCAAGATCAACTAGACCATGCTGCAGCCTACATAAAGCACCTGAGAGAAAGAATCGAGAAATTAAAGAAGATAAAGGAACAAGCATTGGGATCCTTGGGAGCTAATAATAATACCATGGATGCAATGATGATGGGGCTGAGATTGCCAATGATTGAACTTAGAGAAATGGGTTCAAGCATAGAagtgattttgattagtgggttgAAGAAGAACTTCATGTTATATGAGGTTATTACCATTCTTGAGGAAGAAGGAGCTGAAGTTGTCAGCGCCAGCTTTTcaacagtgggtgataaggtctTCCACACAGTCCATGCTCAG GTCAAAATCTGTAGAGTTGGTGTGGAGACTTCAAGGGTATGCCAGAGATTGCAGGAACTGATTTACTGGAGCTGCATGTGA